A window of Methylocystis sp. IM3 contains these coding sequences:
- a CDS encoding DUF3768 domain-containing protein — translation MSANRRFFGKIDRYDRYLSHASPHPTNSVVTTRVLTVMLAEEC, via the coding sequence ATTTCGGCGAACAGACGATTTTTTGGAAAAATCGACCGTTACGACCGATATCTCAGCCATGCGTCCCCCCATCCGACGAACTCTGTCGTGACGACACGCGTGCTGACCGTCATGCTCGCTGAGGAATGCTGA